GTTCTTTTCATAGCCTCCTGATGCAGTTCTACGAGCATACTGCACCGGAATTTGCCTAGTGGCCATTACTAAGAGAACACTAGCAAGAATAACCAAGAACCAAACAATTACCTCAATAAGTATGAACATCAATCCACCATTATTGTTCGTAGTCCTAGAAATGAACTCTTGAACAAAGGATTGAGGCAAGGTGGCGATAATACCGATCATTATTAATAAGGATATACCGTTACCGATACCTTTATCCGTTATTTTTTCTCCTAACCACATTGCGAAAACACATCCTGTTACCAAAATTATGACCGCAGGCACCATGAAGTCAAGTCCCTTCCCTAATAGGAAAGCACTATCTCTAACACCAAAAGCTTCTAAGCCATATAGATAAGCCGGTGCTTGTACAATACAGATACCGATGGTTAGCCATCTAGTTATCTGATTTATCGTTTTACGTCCGCTTTCTCCTTCTTTCTGTAACTTTTGAAGATAGGGAATTGCAATCCCCATTAATTGAACTACAATCGAAGCAGAAATATAGGGCATTATTCCAAGTGCGAAAACAGAAGCATTGGCAAAAGCCCCTCCTGTAAATGCGTTCAGCAAACCAAATATTCCTTGGTCCGTGCCATCTGCCAGTCCACCCAATTGTGTAGAATCAATACCTGGAAGTACAATTTGACAACCAAATCTATAAACCAATAAAAGACCTAAGGTAATAAGTATTCTATTCCTTAGCTCTTCTATTTTCCAAATATTGGATATTGTATCAATAAATTTCTTCATGCTCTCGTTTATGCTTATAAACTTATTGCTTCACCACCGGCAGCTTCGATAGCGGCTTTTGCTGTAGCTGTAAATTTATGTACCGAAATTTTCAGTGATGCTTTTAACTCTCCACCACCTAAAATCTTCACTAACTCATTTTTTCTAACAAGTCCGTTCTCTATCAAAATATCTAAAGTAACAGTATCCTTGATAACCTTGTCATCAACAAGAGCTTGCAACCTGTCTAGATTAATGCCTTGATATTCCTTACGATTTATATTCGTGAAACCGAACTTAGGCACTCTTCTTTGCAAGGGCATCTGTCCACCTTCAAATCCTATTTTCTTGGAGTAACCCGATCTAGATTTAGCTCCTTTATGTCCTCTTGCAGCAGTTCCACCTTTACCAGATCCTTGGCCTCTTCCCAGACGCTTACCATCTCTATTAACTGAACCTTCTGCAGGTTGTAGATTACTTAAATTCATCAAATATTTATTTAAGCTTCTTCTGTAGAAACTAGATGTTTAACTTTATTTATCATTCCAAGAATATTAGGGGTGTCTTCATGCTCTACCACCTGACCAATTCTTTTTAAACCAAGAGCTTCTAACGTTCGCTTTTGATTTTGAGGTTTTTTGATGCTACTCTTTAACTGTGTAACCTTAATCTTTGCCATAATACCCTTCTTAACCTTTAAAAACTTTCTCTAAAGAAACTCCTCTTTGTTGTGCAACTGTTCTTGCATCCCTTAATTGTAATAAAGCATCAAAAGTTGCCTTAACTACGTTGTGGGGGTTTGAGGAACCCTGTGATTTTGACAGTACGTCATGAACGCCAACGGCCTCCAGTACCGCTCTAACGGCACCACCAGCAATTACACCGGTACCATGCGAAGCAGGTTGGATATAAACACGTGCTCCACCGAATTTACCTTTTTGCTCGTGTGGCAGCGTACCTTTATTCAAAGGGATACGAATCAAATTCTTTTTTCCGTCTTCAATTGCCTTTGCAATTGCCGTAGCCACTTCCTTTGATTTTCCAAGGCCATGACCAACAACTCCGTTTTCATCTCCTACTACTACAATCGCAGAAAAGCCAAATGCCCTACCACCCTTTGTAACCTTAGTAACACGCTGTACTCCGACCAATCTATCTTTAAGATCTAAGCCGCCTGGTTTTACAGTCTCTACGTTTTTATATTTTTGAAACATACTCTTTTTTTAGAATTTTAGTCCCGCTTCCCTTGCCCCTTCAGCCAAAGCTTTAACTCTTCCGTGATATAAATTACCACCTCTATCAAATGCCACTTTATCGAAACCGGCTTTAACCGATTTTTCCGCTATGGCCTTTCCTACTAGGGTAGCTATCTCTGTCTTGTTCCCATTTACTGAAGCGATATCCTTATCTCTAGATGATGCCGCTACCAAAGTGATACCTTCTACATCATTAATTACCTGAGCATAAATTTCATTATTACTCCTAAAAACCGATAATCTTGGTCTTTCAGCAGTACCAACGGAAACCTTACGGATTCTTCTTCGAATTCTATACTTTCTCTGCGTTTTTGATAATCCCATAATGCTATAATTAAGCTGATTTACCAGCCTTTCTTCTTAATATTTCACCTACAAACTTAACACCTTTTCCTTTGTAAGGCTCAGGCTTACGGAAAGATCTTATTTTAGCGGCTATATGACCGACTAACTGCTTATCATGTGAGGTTAATTTTACGATAGGATTCTTCCCTTTTTCCGATATTGTTTCAACTTTAACCTCTGGAGCTAAATCAAAAACGATATTATGTGAAAAACCCAAAGCCAAATCCAATTTCTGACCTTGGTTGCTAGCACGATAACCTACACCAACCAACTCCAATTCCTTTGTCCAACCTTTAGACACACCTTCGACCATATTCAAAATTAATGATCTATACAGTCCGTGCTTGGCCTTGTGTTCCTTTGAATCCGAAGGTCTGGTCACGAATGCCTCACCATCTTCTACCTTAACACTGACGCCAGAAAATTCTTGAGTTAACTCTCCTAATTTTCCTTTAACAGTAATGATGTTATCATTGATTTCTATTGTAACTCCTTCCGGAATTGCTATTGGATTATTTCCTATTCTAGACATCTTCTAACTCTTTATTCTGTTAATATACGTAACATAAAACCTCACCACCTACATTCTCTGCCTTGGCCTGCTTACTTGTCATTACTCCGTGTGATGTAGAGACTATGGCTATACCAAGACCGTTCAATACTCTTGGCAAATCTTCACTAGGAGCATATTTTCTAAGACCGGGCTTACTGATACGCTGTATCTTTTTGATTACAGGCTCCTTAGTCATCTTATCATATTTCAAGGCTATCTTAATAGTTCCCTGAACTTTATCATCCTCAAATTTATAACTAAGAATATATCCCTGATCGAACAATATCTTTGTTACTGCTTTTTTTAAGTTAGAAGCAGGAATCTCCACAACCCTGTGACCTGCTCTACTTGCATTTCTAACTCTAGTTAGATAATCTGCTATAGTATCTGTTACCATTTATATATAATTCGGTGACGGTTTTTAGCCATTTGCTAAACCTGAAACCAGTTCAACTTATTTATTTTACTACCAGCTAGCCTTCTTAACACCCGGTATCAAACCCTTATTTGCCATTTCCCTGAACATAACCCTGGAAATACCAAATGTTCTCATGTAACCTTTTGGTCTTCCTGTAAGCTTACACCGATTGTGCATACGAACCGGAGATGCATTTTTAGGCAGTTTCTGTAGTGCTTCGTAATCACCAGCTTCTTTTAAAGCTTTTCTTTTTTCTGCATATTTAGCTACAGTCCTTGCCCTTTTTCTTTCACGGGCCTTCATTGATTCTTTAGCCATACTAGTTCTTTTTAAAAGGTAATCCCAATTCCGTTAATAATGACTTTGCCTCCTTATCTGTCTCTGCAGAAGTAACAAAGGTGATATCCATACCGTTGATTCTATTGATTTTATCAATATTTATCTCCGGAAAAATAATTTGTTCCGTAATACCCAAGTTGTAATTTCCTCTACCATCAAAACCCGTAGCCTTAATTCCTTGAAAATCCCTTACCCTTGGTAAAGCGGATGTAACAAGTCTATCTAAAAACTCGTACATGCGTTCACCTCTTAACGTAACCTTTGCTCCGATAGGCATACCCTTTCTGAGTTTAAAGGCCGCAACATCCTTCTTGGACATAGTGGCTATAGCCTTTTGACCTGTTATCATAGTCATTTCGTCTACGGCGTGATCAATAAGCTTTTTATCGGCTACAGCTGCACCAACCCCTCTGCTCACAACTATCTTTTCTAATTTAGGCACCTGCATTACATTTTTGTAACCAAATTCCTCAGTAAGCGCAGATACAATGCGCTCTTTATATTCTTTCTTTAATCTTGAAACGTAAGTCATAACTAAATTACTTCATTAGATTTCTTAGAAAATCTCACTTTTTTTCCATCCCTCATATCATAACCTACTCTTGTGGTATCACCCGATTTAGGATCAATCAAAGACAAGTTTGACACATGAATCAAAGCTTCTTTTTTTACAATGCCACCCTGTGGATTCTTAGCACTAGGCTTCTCGTGTTTAGAAACCATGTTTACGCCTTCCACTATAGCCTTATTCTTTTCTAGATTTACAACCATCACTTTGCCTTCGGAACCTTTATGATCTCCTGCAACAACTCTGACAGTATCTCCAGTTTTGATTTTTAACTTCTTCATCTTATCTCTATCTTATAATACCTCAGGGGCCAATGAAACAATTTTCATGAACTGCTTATCTCTCAATTCTCGAGCTACAGGTCCAAAAACACGTGTACCCCTCATCTCCCCAGTAGGGTTAAGAAGAACGCAAGCATTATCATCGAATCTTATATAAGAACCATCAGGTCTTCTTACTTCTTTCTTGGTTCGAACAACTACTGCCGTAGAAACTGCACCTTTTTTAATACCCCCATTTGGCGTAGCTTCCTTAACGGTAACCACAATTTTGTCTCCAATAGAAGCATATCTTCTTTTGGTACCTCCAAGAACACGGATAGTTAAAACTTCCTTTGCTCCTGTATTATCCGCCACCTTTAGTCTAGATTCTTGCTGTAACATAACTTATTTAGCTCTTTCTAAGATTTCTACTAACCTCCAACACTTGGTCTTACTCATAGGGCGAGTTTCCATTATTTTAACGGTGTCTCCCTCCCTACAATCGTTCTTTTCGTCGTGTGCAACGTATTTTTTCGTTTTTAAAACGAATTTACCGTACATAGGGTGTTTAACACGTTTTACCTCCGCAACAACGATGGACTTTTCCATTTTGTTACTGGTTACAACCCCAACTCTCTCTTTTCTTAAATTTCTCTTTTCTTCCATAAAGCAGAACCAGTTATTGGTTTTCCCTATTTGTTAATTCCGTAGCTAACCTCGCAACAGTTCTTCTTACCTTTCTTATTTGTAAAGGGTTCTCCAAAGGAGTCACAAAGTGCGCCATTTTTAAATCCGCATGCTGCTTCTTATATTCAGCAAGTTTTTCCGTAAGTCCTTCAACAGACAATTCTTTAATTTCTTGTTTTTTCATAATTACCTACGATTAATTCTCTACTGTATAATCTCTAGCTGTTATAAATTTTGTCTTAACAGGCAACTTTTGCGCAGCCAACCTTAATGCTTCTCTAGCAACATCAATAGGAACACCTGCCACCTCGAACATTATTCTCCCAGGCTTAACAACTGCTACAAAATATTCAGGAGCACCCTTACCTTTACCCATACGAACCTCTAATGGCTTCTTGGTAATAGGCTTGTCCGGAAAAATTTTAATCCACAATTGACCCTCTCTCTTCATATATCTGGTCGCTGCGATACGCGCGGCTTCTATCTGACGTGATGTTAAAAAAGCAGCGTCTCCTACAGACTTGATACCGAACATACCATTAGAAAGTTGATGCCCTCTGCTGGCATTACCTTTCATACGGCCTTTCTGCATTTTACGAAACTTCGTTCTTTTCGGTTGTAACATTTCTTTACTTCTTTAAAAATTACTTTCTACGGCGTGGTTTTCTAGGTCCGTCTTGTTTACCTGAACCCTTAGACTGACCTTTTTGCATGCCCACTAAAGGAGAAAGCTCTCGCTTACCATAAACCTCACCTTTCATAATCCAAACCTTTATCCCTAACTTACCGTAGGTGGTCTGTGCCTCATGTAAAGCATAATCAATATCCGCTCTAAAAGTAGATAGTGGAATTCTTCCATCTTTATAGGATTCCGAACGTGCCATTTCCGCACCATTCAAACGTCCTGAAATCTGAATCTTAATACCCTCGGCATTCATTCTCATAGCAGCTGCAATTGCCATTTTGATAGCTCTTCTAAAAGAAATTCTACTTTCAATCTGACGTGCAACACTTGCTGCAACAAGATTAGCATCTACCTCAGGTCTTTTAATCTCGTATATATTAATCTGTACTTCCTTGTTGGTAATCTTCTTAAGCTCTTCCTTAAGTTTATCTACTTCCTGTCCACCTTTCCCGATGATAATACCAGGTCTTGCAGTTGTAACGGTTACCGTAATAAGTTTTAGCGTACGCTCAATAATAACTCTTGAAACACTAGCCTTCGAAAGCCTCGCGTGGATATATTTTCTTATCTTATTGTCCTCGGCAAGCTTATCACCATAATCATTACCACCATACCAGTTAGATTCCCAACCTCTAATGATTCCTAGACGATTTCCTATTGGATTTGTTTTCTGTCCCATTCTAGCTTTCTATATTATTTTTAGACCCCAACACTAAAGTAACGTGGTTAGAACGTTTTCTGATTCTATGTGCTCTACCTTGAGGTGCAGGACGAAGTCTCTTTAACATCGCACCACTATCAACCCTAATTTCAGCAACGACCAAGTCAGCATCTTCCAAACTCGCATCCTCATTCTTTGCTTGCCAGTTGGCCAAAGCGGACAACAGTAGCTTCTCTAACTTTCTAGAAGCCTCTTTAGGATTAAATCTTAAGATAGCCAAGGCCTTCTCTACCTTCTCACCACGAACCAAATCAGCAACAAGCCTCATTTTCCTAGGGGAGGTAGGGCAATTATTCAATTTTGCAAAAGCTACTTTCTTTTTCTCTGCCTTTATTCTTTCGGCCATTTGTTTTTTACGAACTCCCATAGCTTACTTTTTACCTTTGTTTTTTGCACCCGCATGACCCCTGAACGATCTTGTTGGTGAAAATTCTCCCAATTTATGTCCTACCATGTTTTCCGTTACGAAAACCGGTACAAATTGTCTTCCGTTGTGCACTGCTATCGTCATTCCTACGAAATCAGGAGTGATCATAGATGCTCTGGACCAAGTCTTGATAACAGACTTTTTGCCAGATGAAGCGCTTTGCTGGATTTTCTTTTCCAGACTATAGTGAACGTAAGGTCCTTTTTTTAGTGAACGTGCCATTTCTTTCTACTTTTTATTTCTTTCTACGTTCTATTATATACTTATTGGTACTCTTCGTCTTCGAACGAGTTCTAAATCCTTTTGCAGGAATACCGTTTCTTGATCTTGGATGACCACCAGAAGCTCTTCCTTCACCACCGCCCATTGGGTGATCAACAGGGTTCATTGCTACAGGTCTAGTTCTAGGTCTTCTACCCAACCATCTACTTCTACCGGCCTTACCTGATACTAGCAATTGATGATCAGAATTGGATATGGCGCCAATAGTTGCCATACACGCCGACAAAATGAGCCTTGTCTCACCAGATGGCATTTTAACCGTCACAAATTTACCGTCCTTAGCCATCAACTGAGCAAAAGTACCAGCACTTCTTGCCATCACAGCACCTTGACCGGGTCGTAATTCTATACAAGAAATTATTGTTCCTAAAGGTATTTCACTTAGTGGCAAAGCATTACCGATTTCCGGAGCAGCATTTGTACCAGAAGAAACTTTTTGATCCACTTGCAACCCATTTTGAGCCACGATGTATCTCTTCTCTCCATCAGAATATTCCAACAACGCGATAAACGCCGTTCTATTAGGATCGTACTGAATTGATTTAACAGTAGCGACTACATCCTGTTTATCTCTTTTGAAATCGATAACACGATATCTTCTCTTATGCCCACCACCCTTTTGGCGCATGGTCATTTTACCTTGACTGTTTCTACCTCCGGACTTTTTTAACGGAGCAAGCAAGCTTTTCTCCGGCTTATCAGCAGTAATGGCGTCAAATCCGTTTACTACTCTAAAACGCTGTCCAGGAGTGATTGGTTTTAATTTTCTAACTGACATTTTTTGTCTTTATAGATTACTGTAAAAATCAATAATATCTCCTTCTACAACATCAACTATTGCCTTTTTAATGGCATTAGTTTTACCATGCTGTACACCAGTTTTTGTATATCTGGATTTTCTAGTAGGTCCGTAATTCATGGTACGAACTTTTTTGACCGATACACCATAAGCTGCCTCAACAGCATCCTTAATCTGAATCTTGTTGGCCTTTGGGTCAACTATGAAACCATAACGGTTGTTCAACTCGCTATCCGCGGTCATTTTTTCCGTTATAATTGGCTTTATCAACACACTCATGGTTTTACTTATTATTTAAGTTCGACTCTATTCCTTCTAATGACCCTTCCAACAATACCAAGCTATTCGCGTTGAGTATTTTGTAAGTACTTAATTCTGAATGAGTTACAACATCTGAACCCTTAAAATTACGCGAAGACAAATATACGCCTTTATTTGAATCGCCCAACACAATTAAAGACTTTTTGTTTTCAAGCCCTAAAGACTTTAAAACCTGTACAAAATCTTTTGTTTTAGGTGTATCAAAATCAAAGTCTTCTACGACTAAAATCGCCTTATCCTTTGACTTTAAACTCAGCGCAGATTTTCTAGCCAAACGCTTTAAGTTTTTATTCAATTTTTGGGTATAATCCTTAGGTCTAGGGCCAAATATACGTCCACCACCTCTAAAAATCGGGGATTTAATACTACCAGCTCTAGCAGTACCTGTTCCTTTTTGTTTCTTTATCTTTCTAGTACTACCTGCAATCTCTGCTCTTTCCTTGGACTTATGAGTACCTTGCCTTTGATGAGCCAAATATTGCCTCACATCCAGGTATACTGCATGATTGTTGGGCTCTATACCGAATACGTCCTCAGAAAGGTTTGCCTTTCTGCCCGTATCTTTGCCTTTTATATCTAAAACTGCTACCTTCATTACTTCTCAATAGTTACGTAAGCGTTTTTATGACCAGGAACACAACCTTTTACTACTAAAAGATTCTTCTCTGGAACTACTTTCAATACTCTAAGGTTTTGAACAGTTACACGTTCACCACCCATTCTTCCGGCCATCCTCATTCCTTTGAAAACTCTCGCAGGATATGAAGCCGCACCTATAGAACCAGGAGCCCTAAGCCTATTATGCTGACCGTGAGTAGCTTGTCCGACTCCACCAAATCCGTGTCTCTTAACAACCCCTTGGAATCCCTTTCCTTTGGATGTTCCAATAACATCAATAAATTCACCTTCAACAAAAAGATCTACACCAACGGTGTCACCTAATTTGTAATCACCTTCAAAACCTTGGAATTCTACGACTTTTTTCTTGGGAGAAGCGCCTGCCTTTTTAACATGACCTAGTTCAGCCTTGTTAGCACGTTTTTCTGCCTTGTCATCGAAACCAAGTTGAAGGGCACTGTACCCGTCTACCTCTTCGGTTCTGACTTGGGTAACTACACATGGTCCAGCCTCTATAACGGTACACGGTATATTCTTACCATTCTCGTCAAAAATACTGGTCATGCCTACTTTTCTTCCTATTAACCCAGACATATTTAAATATATTAATTACTATTACTAATTCTTTTACAAAAAAATAGGGTCAAAATAATTCAACCCTGAATATATTTTTTCCGTTTTTCCCTCGCCCGCAGCTTAGGACATGTTTATTCTGAACTTGTTTCAGAATCTTATTAACTTTCGACAGACAACTCGACTTAGCTCAGTGTTTGTTCGACTTACGATTCTCAGAAATAGAGAATCGAACTTTGCTAAACCTTAATTTCTACTTCCACACCACTAGGCAACTCTAATTTCATCAGAGCGTCAATAGTTTTAGAAGAAGAGCTGTATATGTCCAACAATCTCTTATAAGAACTGAGTTGAAACTGCTCACGTGACTTTTTATTTACGTGAGGTGACCTCAATACCGTGAAAATTTTCTTGTGCGTTGGCAAGGGAATTGGCCCAGTAACAACAGCACCTGTAGTCTTTACCGTTTTTACAATCTTCTCAGCAGATTTGTCCACCAAATTATGATCGTAAGATTTAAGTTTTATTCTAATTTTTTGACTCATGTCCTAAATTTATGCTGTTATTCCTTTTGCCGCTTTAATAACTTCTTCAGATATATTAGAAGGTGTCTCGGCATAGTGTGAAAACTCCATTGTTGAGGTAGCACGTCCAGAAGAAAGTGTTCTTAAGGAAGTAACGTAACCAAACATTTCCGATAAAGGAACAGTACCCTTAACAACCTTGGCTCCGGCTCTGTCGCTCATATCACTAATCGTTCCTCTTCTTCGGTTCAAATCTCCAACGATATCACCCATGTTCTCCTCTGGAGTAATAACCTCCAATTTCATTATTGGTTCCATAATTACGGCACCTGCAGCCTTACCCGCAGCTTTATAACCCATCTTGGCAGCCAATTCAAACGAAAGTGCATCAGAATCTACAGGGTGGAAAGAACCATCTTTCAATACCACTTTCATGGTATCCATTTCAAATCCGGCCAAAGGTCCATTCTGCATTGCAGCTTTGAATCCTTTCTCTACGGATGGAATAAATTCCTTAGGTATACGACCACCTTTTATCTCATCCACAAACTGCAACCCATCTCCTTCGAAATCATCATCGGCAGGGCTCATTTCGAAGACGATATCTCCAAATTTACCACGACCACCAGATTGCTTCTTATAAGTTTCCCTGTGCGCAGCCATTTTGGTCAACGCTTCCTTATATTCAACTTGAGGCTCACCTTGATTAACCTCTACTTTAAACTCTCTTCGCAGTCTGTCTACAATGATATCCAAGTGAAGCTCACCCATCCCAGAAATAATAGTCTGGCCTGAAGCCTCATCGGTTTTAACTTGGAACGTAGGATCTTCTTCAGCTAATTTAGCCAAAGCCATACCTAGTTTATCCACATCAACCTTTGTCTTTGGCTCCACCGCGATACCTATTACAGGGTCCGGGAAATCCATACTTTCCAATATAATAGGATGCTTCTCAGAAGACATGGTATCTCCCGTCTTAATATCTTTGAAACCTACCGCAGCTCCAATATCTCCCGCCTCGATAAAATCGATAGCGTTTTGCTTATTAGAATGCATTTGATAGATTCTTGAAATTCTTTCCTTTTTACCGGATCGGTTATTCAGTATGTAAGAACCAGCGTCCAACCTTCCAGAATACGTTCTAAAGAATGCCAAACGACCCACAAAAGGATCTGTAGCAATCTTAAATGCCAAAGCAGCGAAAGGCTCCTTAACATCTGGTTTTCTAGAAATAGCCTTCCCAGTATCGGGATCCGTTCCAACTATGGCATCCTTATCTATAGGAGAAGGCAGATACCTACAAACAGCATCCAACAAGAACTGAACTCCCTTATTTTTAAAAGAAGAACCACAAATCATTGGTATGATAGCCCTGTCCATAACAGCAGCTCTTAATGCCGCATGCACTTCCTCTTCTGTAATGGAATCCTCGTCTTCGAAGAATTTTTCCATTAATTCCTCATCATATTCAGCAACAGCTTCTATTAAAGCAGCTCTATACTCCTTCACTTCAGCTTTCATTTCCTCAGGAATATCGATAACGTCAAAAGTAGAACCGAAACCTTCATCATGCCATACGATAGCACGGTTTTTGGCCAAATCCACAATTCCCTTGAAATCGGCTTCATCACCGATAGGCAAAACAATAGGAACAGCATTCGACCCTAACATCTCCTTCACCTGCTTACAGACCATAAGGAAATTAGAACCCTGACGGTCCATTTTATTTACGAAACCTATTCTCGGAACTTTATAGTTATCCGCTAACCTCCAGTTAGTCTCCGACTGTGGCTCAACACCATCAACCGCACTGAATAAAAATACCAAACCGTCCAAAACACGTAAAGACCTGTTCACCTCGACGGTGAAATCTACGTGACCCGGGGTATCTATGATATTAAAATGATAACCTTTAGCATCAGCAGTAGGTTTACCGTTCTCGGTAGGGAAATGCCATTCACAAGTGGTAGCTGCAGAAGTTATGGTAATACCCCTTTCCTGCTCTTGCTCCATCCAATCCATTGTCGCGGCACCATCATGCACCTCTCCAATTTTATGACTTACACCTGTATAAAAAAGTATACGCTCTGTTGTTGTTGTCTTTCCAGCATCAATATGAGCAGCAATACCTATATTTCTTGTATATTTTAAATCTCTTGCCATTTCTGATTAAAATCTAAAGTGGGAAAATGCTTTGTTCGCCTCGGCCATCTTGTGCGTATCTACTCTCTTCTTAACAGCAGCGCCTTCTTCTTTTGAAGCAGCTAGAATCTCAGCGGCTAATTTCTGCGACATACCTTTCTCGTTACGCTTTCTAGCAAAGCTGAT
This genomic window from Maribacter sp. MJ134 contains:
- the rplB gene encoding 50S ribosomal protein L2; this encodes MSVRKLKPITPGQRFRVVNGFDAITADKPEKSLLAPLKKSGGRNSQGKMTMRQKGGGHKRRYRVIDFKRDKQDVVATVKSIQYDPNRTAFIALLEYSDGEKRYIVAQNGLQVDQKVSSGTNAAPEIGNALPLSEIPLGTIISCIELRPGQGAVMARSAGTFAQLMAKDGKFVTVKMPSGETRLILSACMATIGAISNSDHQLLVSGKAGRSRWLGRRPRTRPVAMNPVDHPMGGGEGRASGGHPRSRNGIPAKGFRTRSKTKSTNKYIIERRKK
- the rplW gene encoding 50S ribosomal protein L23, whose translation is MSVLIKPIITEKMTADSELNNRYGFIVDPKANKIQIKDAVEAAYGVSVKKVRTMNYGPTRKSRYTKTGVQHGKTNAIKKAIVDVVEGDIIDFYSNL
- the rplD gene encoding 50S ribosomal protein L4 — its product is MKVAVLDIKGKDTGRKANLSEDVFGIEPNNHAVYLDVRQYLAHQRQGTHKSKERAEIAGSTRKIKKQKGTGTARAGSIKSPIFRGGGRIFGPRPKDYTQKLNKNLKRLARKSALSLKSKDKAILVVEDFDFDTPKTKDFVQVLKSLGLENKKSLIVLGDSNKGVYLSSRNFKGSDVVTHSELSTYKILNANSLVLLEGSLEGIESNLNNK
- the rplC gene encoding 50S ribosomal protein L3, with the translated sequence MSGLIGRKVGMTSIFDENGKNIPCTVIEAGPCVVTQVRTEEVDGYSALQLGFDDKAEKRANKAELGHVKKAGASPKKKVVEFQGFEGDYKLGDTVGVDLFVEGEFIDVIGTSKGKGFQGVVKRHGFGGVGQATHGQHNRLRAPGSIGAASYPARVFKGMRMAGRMGGERVTVQNLRVLKVVPEKNLLVVKGCVPGHKNAYVTIEK
- the rpsJ gene encoding 30S ribosomal protein S10; amino-acid sequence: MSQKIRIKLKSYDHNLVDKSAEKIVKTVKTTGAVVTGPIPLPTHKKIFTVLRSPHVNKKSREQFQLSSYKRLLDIYSSSSKTIDALMKLELPSGVEVEIKV
- the fusA gene encoding elongation factor G, encoding MARDLKYTRNIGIAAHIDAGKTTTTERILFYTGVSHKIGEVHDGAATMDWMEQEQERGITITSAATTCEWHFPTENGKPTADAKGYHFNIIDTPGHVDFTVEVNRSLRVLDGLVFLFSAVDGVEPQSETNWRLADNYKVPRIGFVNKMDRQGSNFLMVCKQVKEMLGSNAVPIVLPIGDEADFKGIVDLAKNRAIVWHDEGFGSTFDVIDIPEEMKAEVKEYRAALIEAVAEYDEELMEKFFEDEDSITEEEVHAALRAAVMDRAIIPMICGSSFKNKGVQFLLDAVCRYLPSPIDKDAIVGTDPDTGKAISRKPDVKEPFAALAFKIATDPFVGRLAFFRTYSGRLDAGSYILNNRSGKKERISRIYQMHSNKQNAIDFIEAGDIGAAVGFKDIKTGDTMSSEKHPIILESMDFPDPVIGIAVEPKTKVDVDKLGMALAKLAEEDPTFQVKTDEASGQTIISGMGELHLDIIVDRLRREFKVEVNQGEPQVEYKEALTKMAAHRETYKKQSGGRGKFGDIVFEMSPADDDFEGDGLQFVDEIKGGRIPKEFIPSVEKGFKAAMQNGPLAGFEMDTMKVVLKDGSFHPVDSDALSFELAAKMGYKAAGKAAGAVIMEPIMKLEVITPEENMGDIVGDLNRRRGTISDMSDRAGAKVVKGTVPLSEMFGYVTSLRTLSSGRATSTMEFSHYAETPSNISEEVIKAAKGITA